Genomic window (Pradoshia sp. D12):
GCGTGCATAGTTAATTTCATAAGGAAAATCTTTTAAATGAATGGTTCTAAATGGCCAAGAAAAGATATGAATAAACAGTCGGTCATCCTTTATTGTTAAACGACAGTCCTGAGGCGGATTTAATTCGGTTGAACCAGCACCATATATCGACTGTTTATGATAGGTCATCCATTCACCGATTTCCTGAAGTATTTTGCTGGATGCCTTATCAAAATTACCTCTAGCGGTCGGGCCAAAATTCATCAACAGGTTACCATCTTTTGAAACGGTATCTATCAGTAATTTAATAATCATTTCCGCTGATTTCCTGTTTAGATTATTCGGGTTATATGTCCACCGATCGTTAAAAGTTTGACAAGCTTCCCATACACGTTGTTTATTATCCGATGTTGTTAAAATTCCTGTAGGCTGATATTGCTCAGGCGTATACACACCTCTATTCAATCCGATACGGTTATTGAAGATCATATGGGGTTGATGTTTCAGGATTAATGTTTCAATTTCTTCTGCATGCCAATCCCCTGCCCCTTTCCCTTTTGACCATCCCCAGTCTCGGTCGTCATAGGAGAAGTCAAACCAAAAGTAATCAATTTTACCATATTGGGTGACAAGCTCTTCAACCTGGTTATATAAATATTTTTGATAAATCTTCATATCTCGTTCTTCTTGTTTCACAGCCTCATCTTCCCTGGCTGGGTGAAGCCCATCAATAGTAAAATGTGGATGATGCCAGTCGATGACCGAATGATAGAATCCTATTTTCATTCCTGCTTCTCGGCATGCTTCTACGAATTCTTTTAATACATCTTTTCCATATGGTGTGTTCGTGATTTTATAATCAGTATAGGCGCTGTCCCATA
Coding sequences:
- a CDS encoding alpha-L-fucosidase; its protein translation is MELDWPEYYGDPSWFIHDRFGMFIHWGLYSLRAKDEWIMTQEKISNDEYVRYLEQFEADLFDAKNWVKQAKQSGMKYIVLTTKHHEGFTLWDSAYTDYKITNTPYGKDVLKEFVEACREAGMKIGFYHSVIDWHHPHFTIDGLHPAREDEAVKQEERDMKIYQKYLYNQVEELVTQYGKIDYFWFDFSYDDRDWGWSKGKGAGDWHAEEIETLILKHQPHMIFNNRIGLNRGVYTPEQYQPTGILTTSDNKQRVWEACQTFNDRWTYNPNNLNRKSAEMIIKLLIDTVSKDGNLLMNFGPTARGNFDKASSKILQEIGEWMTYHKQSIYGAGSTELNPPQDCRLTIKDDRLFIHIFSWPFRTIHLKDFPYEINYARFLHDYSEVPVKRFDPEDLIHHDRPVIAKDEVVLELPVIKPDYVVPVIELDLKR